From Arachis stenosperma cultivar V10309 chromosome 2, arast.V10309.gnm1.PFL2, whole genome shotgun sequence, one genomic window encodes:
- the LOC130962544 gene encoding uncharacterized protein LOC130962544 has protein sequence MKIAAEKRSTTATRSCRHLAPGILQKLLEGPKTGEKPTSEHRSSLLQITDIVPAELDEKSLFPKHGFYIKLSDSSHSIYDALPSDQHDFVLSNKMQLGQFIYVDRLEPRSPHRPLPGRHPLVDTLEPLMGLRERGSHRKKNSASVPRRGFWKTVFSPMVVKPMNLDFDQCTPVKGSVFRSVSSFISPLVRVGTGGGGGGYGDGTVMKVNTIEMVVAPWW, from the exons ATGAAGATCGC TGCGGAAAAGAGGAGCACGACCGCCACAAGGAGCTGCCGTCACCTGGCACCTGGAATCCTCCAGAAGCTTCTAGAAGGCCCGAAAACAGGCGAAAAGCCGACGAGTGAACACCGTAGCTCCCTCCTACAAATAACCGACATAGTCCCTGCGGAGCTTGACGAGAAGAGCCTCTTCCCCAAACACGGCTTCTACATCAAGCTGTCCGATTCCTCGCACTCCATCTACGATGCACTCCCTTCTGACCAACACGACTTCGTTTTGAGCAACAAGATGCAGCTCGGCCAGTTTATCTACGTTGACAGGCTGGAACCCCGTTCACCCCATCGTCCGCTTCCTGGAAGACACCCTCTTGTTGACACTCTTGAGCCTTTGATGGGATTAAGAGAGAGGGGTTCACACAGAAAGAAAAATTCCGCTTCTGTCCCTAGACGAGGTTTTTGGAAAACTGTGTTCTCTCCCATGGTTGTTAAGCCTATGAACTTGGATTTTGACCAGTGTACTCCTGTTAAGGGATCTGTGTTTAGGAGTGTCAGTTCTTTTATCTCGCCGTTGGTTAGAGTTGGgactggtggtggtggtggtggataCGGAGACGGGACCGTCATGAAGGTGAATACAATAGAAATGGTGGTGGCGCCGTGGTGGTAG